A region of the Cannabis sativa cultivar Pink pepper isolate KNU-18-1 chromosome 3, ASM2916894v1, whole genome shotgun sequence genome:
aacatgtaccaaattgtactcttaaaatttttatccaattcaaattttctttaataaaattgaacaaaaatttttaagcctaataatctcaataatttgAGAGAAATTTTTAACAACGTACAAATTTTAGAAAGCATGATTTGACCTAAATTAACCTTTATATAATgtcaaaaaagagaaaaacCTGAGAACGAAGTCGTTTAGatctaaaaagaatattaaacCACAAAAACCCCAAACCGGCGTCGTTTATAAGAgtaaagaaaaaccaaaaacaaCATCGTTTATAACAAAAAGAAACCCCAAAACGGCGTCGttggaaaagaaagaaaaaccctaAACCTAAACCCTGAGATCTTCTCTGCACTTCCATCTCTGTAGTTTGAGTCTGAGAAATTGAGTTGAGATTAGGTTAGGCTAATCCATCTGAGCAACCATGTTGCGTAGAAATATTCGGTTGAGGAGGGAGTACTTGTACAGAAAAAGCTTAGAAGGCAAAGCTCGAATCCTCTACGAAAAGAAGCTCAAAATCAAAGAAATCAAAGAAGGTTtcgccttttttttttaaaaaaaaattgatgaagaaATAACAAAAAACTCCCAATTTTCTACATTTTTGTAATCGAATCACGCTTAAATTAACTTTCTTTCTTCTTAATTGCAGAGGGAAAACAAGTTCCCACTGAGCTTAGGAACGAAGAGGCTGCCCTTCGTCATGAAATTGATCTTGAGGACGAAAGTACTGCTGGTATGGTTTTGGTTATTGTTTTgctatttgaaaaaaaattaggtatTGATTGAAGTTAATATAGCTTGAATTAGGGATTTCTTTGATTTATGTTCTTATTCTTATTGTTTTGGTTTAGTTTATAGATGGGTTTGTATTGATATTAGGTGTCGTTTGGTTGGTTGGAATGAAAACATAGAATAGGAACGGAATGgaatgaaattaaatttaaaatgcatgaaaaattattaaattttttgtcaaaatggaatagtcattctaccGAAACAATTAAAAAGTCATTCTATTAGAATAATATTcgaaatgcaaccaaacaaaggaatgaaaTCAAAATTAGCCGCATATTAACTTAGCCATGCAGAAGTGTTCTCTTGCATATCTGTTCTCTTGTCAGACAAACTGGTCCAGCTGGGATTTTTAGCCATACAGAAGTGTTACAAGTTTTCAAATATGTTGTGCCTTACTCAGCTCATATTCCTTCCTATGCTGATACTTGGGGTTGGGTCATGGCTTCGGATAAGCCTTTTGTGCTTAATGCTGATGAGTTGGACATAAGAATCGAGCAGAAAATCAAAGGAGAGAACAGATATTTTGATGGAAAAACATTTACTTCTGCATCTACTTTGAGCAAAGCTGTTTGAAAATTTCTTTTCAATGAAACTCACATTTACACTGAAGGATCAGCTAAGTTCATATACGGTTATGGAAGTTCTGGGAAATAGAGAAGTGTATAGAGACTTTCCTTGCAAAAAtcctaaaagaaaaaataaataaaacaaaccaAAAAAAGAGTACTAAGTATTGTGGTGACTGACAAAAGTTTGTCTGTTTCCTTCTAATTACTAAATGTATTtccctttttattttgtttcttcTTTTATTTGTGTAGTTATAACTAGttatgaaagaaaatggttgtgcaaaaaaaaaaaaaaataaataaaaattatttcctttccatttcattacctctaacCAAATGCCACCTTAGTGTTTAGTTTAGTCTTTAGTAAGCTTTAGTAATTGGTTTGAAACTAAAATGCTTTCTTTTTGGGTTTGGTGTTTGTGATATTAGTTCCAAGGAGTCATATAGATGATGAGTACGCCAATTCAGCAGAAAAGGATCCTAGAATTATGATAACTACATCCAGGAACCCAAGTGCTCCATTAAAACAGTTTGCACAGGttgactttttcatttttctttgtttttgttCATTTGCATTGGTTGGTACCGATCTATTCTGCAATGTTATATCTTATACTTGAATTGAATTTGATAAGAATTGGTTTGTTTTTCCAGGAGTTAAGTCTTGTGTTCCCTAATTCATTACGAACAAATCGTGGTGGTCAGGTTCGGAAATCTTCCCCCTCTtagttttcatatattttagcAAGAGTACTAGTTCTCATTAGGATAAATTCTCATGTATTGTTGGCAATAtgtttgatgatttcatcataATTTTTGCTCATTTCTTGAGTTTGTTTTCCTATTTACTTCTCATGTATTGTTGGCAATATGTTTAAAGATTCGATTAAGGTGAAATGTAAATAATCAGTGATTATGTAATTGAGGTTACATTACAGCCAAAATTAGTTTGTGAGGTTTCGGCCATTTGATTATTGAGAAATTGTTTCCATATGCAGGTTATTTCTGAAATGATTGAATCCTGTCGTCGTAGGGATTTCACAGATGTTATATTGGTCCATGAGCATCGTGGAGTGCCAGATGGCTTAATTATAAGTCATCTGCCTTACGGGCCAACTGCTTATTTCCAATTACTCAATGTGGTATGTACTCAAGTCAGTTATGTTTTATGAGTTGATCAAATTGTGTAAGACAAAATGATATAGGATAAAAGAGCAGAAAAGAAATTCAGACATTAGCAAATTTAAAgttaaattgtgaagaaagtcTTATAAAAGTTCGATATTGCTAAGAGAATGAATAAGAGATGTTTACTAGTTTGTTTATTCTCTTCTAACGATTTTCGGacattaattttcttttctcaTTTAGGTTACAAGACATGACATTAAGGACAAGAAAACCATGGGAACAATGCCTCAAGCTTATCCTCATTTGATTCTTAACAATTTCACATCTAAGGTatcatcttttttctttttcctcgaGATCCAGTTGAGTTATGCTGTTGAAGATTTTACACTATGTTTGGTATAGAGGAAAGAAAATTGGAGTGAAAGAAAATATGAAAGAGATAGAAAATTGGAGAGATAGGAAAGAGAGTATATTTCTTTCATAGTTGTTTGTCATGTAAGAAGGAAAGAAAATAGAGTTATTCTAAATTACTATTTACGCTTAGGTCATCAATATAAATTTTGGGTAGTAAATAATAATTTAGTAATTTCACATTCCTATACAATTATAGAACTTTTCCTTTCTCTTTTCCTCCCATTTTCACTTTTATCATATTTTCTTTCCTACCAAACATCTCATTTTTTGTATTCTCTCCACCTTTCTCTTCTACAATTTATTTCCTCCCACGTTTCTTCCATACCAAAGATAGTGTCGTATCCCGTAtattaacttattattattgttattgctGAAATACTAACATGTTTTTCGGTTTGTAAACTTTTTATAGGTCGGTGAAAGGGCAGCGAATATTTTGAAGCATCTCTTTCCTTCTCCAAAGCCTGAAACGAAACGCATAATTACTTTCGCTAATGAGTCTGACTATATTTCGTTTAGGTTTGTTCTATCACATAATCCGATGTTATGTGGATCTTGTTGTTGCCTAATGTCACATTCCCAACCAAGTTAACTAACccaaataacattattataggCATCATATATATGAGAGGCAGGCAGGTCCAAAGTCTGTTGAGCTCAAAGAGATCGGTCCTCGGTTTGAGTTGCGGCTTTTCCAGGTAATTAAGATGCTTTAAGAACAACAGTTCACCGTGGCTCACACAATCTAAATAGTTGTTAAAATGTTCATAAATATTCATACTTTCGGTCAAAAGATTTCGGGAATGCTAAAATGATGTAGACTTGTATGCATGATGTGTTTGTATTATATTGCATCTTGGATGATGGAATCTGAACTACATATCTTCCCTAGAACTGGAATTTAAGACAAGTATAATTTACAGCCTTACATGTTCTCTaatgtataatttattttattgggGTTTTGTGTTTGGTTTTTGCAGATAAAGTTAGGAACAGTTGATCAAAGTGAAGCAGAGATTGAATGGGTTATTAGACCTTATATGAATACATCAAAGAAGAGGAAGTTCCTTGGGGATTAATTAAGACTAACTGCATCGAATTTACTCTCAGatcatatttttgttttgttcaaATTTCCTCAAATGTATTCTTTTACATAATCAACATGTTATGATGTTTTCCTATGCCATTCTATAATGTAGAAATTTTGATAGTAAGATCTTAATATTGAGCTTTGTTTTGCATACCACAAATATCCATCTTATTAATGAATCCCAAGTCTGATTTTGACCACTTTTAAGTACAAAATTTAGTATCAAATAATCTAATGATATCAAGCAATCACCATTCAAGGTACCAATCTTTAACTTTTCAATTCACAAAATTTTAAGCTCTAAAGTTGAAGTGTACAACCATTCTTCTAGCACAAcctataaattctatttaaatcTCACTATCTCAAGAGAAAGTATGACCTATAATACCAAGAGAATTTCCAGAGTTCTCCATAGCTATCAAAGAACAAATCCCAAGTGGGTTCAAGAGAAAAACATAACAAATAGTATGAACAACTTGCTACAAAAAGAACAAAGGGAAATCACCCTATACAACAGAGTACTCACTGGGCCTGCTTGAAATTTAGTGGGTCATaggaaaaaataatatttttgagtctttaaaattagtaaaaaaatatgtaattttaaaaaataaatatttttttgggtTCCTTAGGCTAAGTGAGTCCTAGACA
Encoded here:
- the LOC115711522 gene encoding uncharacterized protein LOC115711522, whose translation is MLRRNIRLRREYLYRKSLEGKARILYEKKLKIKEIKEEGKQVPTELRNEEAALRHEIDLEDESTAVPRSHIDDEYANSAEKDPRIMITTSRNPSAPLKQFAQELSLVFPNSLRTNRGGQVISEMIESCRRRDFTDVILVHEHRGVPDGLIISHLPYGPTAYFQLLNVVTRHDIKDKKTMGTMPQAYPHLILNNFTSKVGERAANILKHLFPSPKPETKRIITFANESDYISFRHHIYERQAGPKSVELKEIGPRFELRLFQIKLGTVDQSEAEIEWVIRPYMNTSKKRKFLGD